GACGACTACCAGGTCCGCGACTGGCGGGCCTGGTACGCCCACATCACCCTGTCCATGCTCGCCTACGCCACCCTCGCCGCCGTCCGCGCCGAGCAGGTAAAAGGGGCAGCACCCACACCTGTCAGGACATGATCGGACTGACAGTACCGGAGATCCGCAGACTGATCGCCACCCTCCTCCACCGGCTCCACCCACCCGCCTTCGTCTGGGCCTGGTCGACCTGGCGCAGACGCCGTCAACACCAGGCCAGACGCTGCCACTACCGACGGCGAGGACACCCACAAGTGCCGTTGCAGTATTAGCTCACAGCCACGACGGACATGGCTGGCCGCCTGCCAGCGCCCTCCCCAGCTCCGCTACGCCATCGGCGTCCGGCGCTGACAGAGTCAGCGACCGGTGCAGTCGGGCCACCCGGCCCCGCACCGACTGAGTCGGCCACGCCGCATCCAACGCCAGGGTCTCCAGCCCGCCGGCCGCCGCCGCCCCCGGGTCCGACACGGCGAGGACCTGCGCACCGGCGAACGTGACCAGCGCCCGCGCCTGAAACTCCTCGGCGGGTAGCCCGGACAACGCCTCCGCGACCCGGGGCCGCACCTCGGCGGCACGGCCGATCTCCGCGTAGGTCAGCGACCCGTACACCAGCTCCTCACCCTCGTCCCACAGCCCGGCCCCTGGTGCCGGGGGCAGGCCGGCGGGTGCGCCTGCCATCAGCCGCAACACGTCCAACGCCTCGTCGTGGCGTCCGGCCGCGCCGAGCGCCACCGCCTGGTAGGCGGCGAGCCGGGGACGCACGTACGGATGGGCGCCGGGGATCGCCCGGCCTGCGATGTCCGCCGCCTCGTCGAACCGGCCGGCTTCCCGGGCCGCGCACGACCGGTTCCCCGCGATGCTCCCCGTCAGGATCGGGTCGTTCGCCTGGTCGGCGTACTGCGCGGCCAGCGCACCGAACGGCGCGAGCTCGGGACGGCCGATGTGCCCACCGATCCTCGACGCATAGTAGGCGTACGTGCCAGCGAGCCGGGTCACGGTCGTCCGGTCATCGAGCCGAAGCCGGCTGTCGAGCAGTGTGATCGCGGCCGACAGCCGGTCGAGAACGACCGGGAGCAGCTCGTCCAAAGGGGTGGACCAGTAGCGGACCGCGATCGCGGTCGCGTCACCTTCGAGCTGGGCGAGCTTCACGGGGCTGACCGCCGCGGACTCGGCGGCGAGTGCCGCGGACGCGCGGGCCGCGACGTCGAGCGCGGCGGCTATCGCCGGCGTGGTCACACCGAGCGTGCCGAGCCGGAGCAGATCACGACGGTCCGTCGGACTCACCTCCCTGTCCGGCAAGCCGGCTTTCATCGCAGCGACCTTGCTTCTCCAGCGTGTGAGTTCATCGCCGGTTCCGCAATACGCATCGAGCTTGCGGGCCGCGGTCTCCGACATCAGCCGAACACCGCTCTCCATGTTGATCAGTGCGGGGCGGTCGATGCCCGCCCCTTCAGCGAACCGGGTCTTCGGCATCGAGCCGCGTAACTCGGTGACTCGCCGTGCAAGCGCCGCCAGTTCCAGCTTCCACGGCTCCATGCCTGCCCCCTGCGGCCCGGGGTGTGTGTAGTCGCTACACCACACCTACACCACACCTACACACATCTTGTAACTGATCCCGTACCTAAACAGACTTCATGTGTGCCGGCAGAGTAGCCGGACTTTCACCCCCGGCGCAGGAGGAGGGACACACGATGGCTCCCGAACCCGAACGCGCCGGGGAGGGCCGCGATCCGACGCCCCCCAGGCCCGCCGACGGCACATCCGGGCCGGGCAGCGACGTCGACGCGGCCGGCCCCGGACGGCGGCGCCCGATCGCACCGCACGTCCGGGGCCGCACCCGAAGATCCGTCTTCGGGTGTCGTATCTGCCGCCGCCGGCAGTCCGGCGCCGGCGCCTAAGACCGGGGCCGCCAGGGGACGGGCGGCCCCACCAGTCCCCATCCCGACTGCGCCGGCTGGCCATCTGACGCGGTCGGGATGGGCCCAGCCGCCTGCTCCGGTGCCGATCAGATCCGCCGGGGCAGGCGGCGCCTTGCGGAGTCACCCGCGACAGGAGGAGCACGATCATGTCCACTGCGACCGTCGAGCCGACTACGTTCCTATGGTTGGAGATCACCGGGCGGTGCCAGCTCGAATGCACCCACTGCTACGCCGACTCGTCCCCCCTCGGGGACCACGGGACGATGAGCACCACCGATTGGCGCGCGGTGATCGACGCCGCCGCCGAACTCGAGGTGGGCATGGTCCAGCTCATCGGTGGTGAACCGACTCTCCACCCCGACCTACCCGACCTGGTCGACTACGCGCTGACGGCCGGCATCGACGTGGAGATCTACACGAACCTGCTCCACGTCACCGACGCGCTGTGGAAGGTATTCACCCGGCCGGGAGTCCGGCTGGCAACCAGCTACTACGCCGCCGACCCAGCCGGGCACGAGGCGGTCACCGGTCGGAAGGGCTCCCACGGCCGGACCCGCGCGAACATCGCCGAAGCGGTCCGCCGCTCGGTGCCGCTGCGGGTCGGGCTGATCGACACCGGTAACGGCGGGGACGTCGATGCCGCCCACGCCGACCTGCTCACCCTCGGCGTGTCCGACGAAGAGATCGGCATGGACCAGGCCCGCGGCTTCGGCCGCGCCGCCACCATCGACGTCGACCTGGGCGGCACCTGCGGGGACTGCGGGCACGGCACCGCCGCCATCGGCCCGGACGGCACCGTGACCCCGTGCGTGTTCACCCGGCATGCTGTCGCCGGGAACGTCCACTCGACCGCGCTCGGGGCGATCCTCGCGGGCGGGTCGTTCAGCGCGCAGGTGGAGCGCCTCGACCAGCTCCGCCGCACGACGACGGTGGCATGCAAGCCGAACCCGAAGTGCGCCCCGGCGTCGTCGTGCGCCCCGTCGTGCACCCCGTCGGACACGGGAAACAAGGGGTCGAACTGCAAGCCGAAGGGGAAGTGATCAGCGGATGAAGTGGTTGCCGGTCCAGGTCGATGACGCCTGGATGGAGACGGTCTGGCGCGACGGCGCGGCACGGCTCGACGTCGAGCCGCAGGCCACGCCGACGCCCAGCGCATCCGGGAACGTCATCGGCGGACCGGTGACCCACCGCGGGGAAACGGCGTGGCTGCGGGTCGCGCCGTTCATCGCGGATGCCATGGACCTGGAACCGTGGCGAGGCACGCGCGACGCTGCGGTGCTGACCGGCATCCGCAAGCCGGAGCTGCTCGACAGCACCGAGTGGACGACCGGCCCCGACCCGGTGCCGATCCCGGTCTGCGCCGAGCTGATGACCTACGCGTCCGACCCGGTCGCAACCCCCGGGGACCAGTACCTCGAGCGGCCGGTCGACCTGTCCCCGGGCTGGCTCGCTGGCCTGCGGACCTCGTTGGATGCGCTCGCCGGCCAGCCGACCACCCGGGAGATCTGGGGGAACCGGCCTGACCGGTACGCCAACCTGTTCCACGCCTTCGGCTGGTCGCTGCCCGCCGACGTCGTGCCGAGATGGGGGTCCACCGAGCATCTTGATCTGCACTGGGGCAACATCACCGTGCCGAACCTGATGATCCTGGACTGGGAGCACTGGGGGGTCAATGTGGCCGGGTACGGGGCGGCCCGGTTGTACTGCACCGCGCTCGCTGTCCCCACGGTGGCCGCGCAGATCTTCAGTCTGTTCGCGGATGTGCTGGACAGCCCGTCCGGCCGGTACGCGATCCTCGCGAACGCCGCCGGCATCCTCAGCGACTTCACCCACTACCGGGACGAGGCCGGGCTCTGCCCGGCCCTTCATCGGGTCGCCCGCACGCTGCTGGAGCCGAGGCCGGGAGGCTAGCGGGACTGGCGCGGGGTGTTCCACGGGGGATGATCGTTGACCGATTGGGCGTGTCGTAACCCCGTGTCAGAGGGACTGGGGTCGGGCGGTGACCACGCCGAGACAGGTCCGGTGCGGGTGCCGCTCGACGTAGGTGGCCGTCAAGCTCGTCTATACATCCGCCCTCCGTGTCACAACTCCAGGCGGTCGGGTGGGTACCGTGCGCACATGACTCGGATCTTCGGTGTGGACGCTGAGACAGACGGGCTCTACGGCAGGGTGTGGGCAGTCGGCGCCGTCGTGCTCGACCCCGACACCGGCGCGGTGCAGGCGAGATTCCGCGGGCAGATCAGTCCTGGGGAGGTCACGGACCCCTGGACCCGGGCGCACGTGGTGCCGGTGGTGGACCTGCCGGTGTACCCCTCGCGGGCGGTGCTCCTAGACGGCTTCTGGGGGTTCTGGGAGAAGCACCGGGACGGCGTCGAGTGTGTCGCTGACGTCGGTGCGCCGGTCGAGGCGGGTCTGTTCCGGGCCGCGGTCGAGCAGGACGCGGCGGGCCGGTGGAAGCGTGGACCGTACCCGCTGCACGAGCTTGCGTCGGCGTTGTGGATGGCCGGGTTCGATCCGGACGTGGACCGGCGGGAGTTCTGCGGCCGGCCGGATCTCACCGCGCATGACCCGGTGGATGATGCTCACGCAGCGGCGTTGTGCTGGGCCCGCCTCGCTGGGCTGCGAGTCGGTGCGACGGCCGGCTGAGTCGTCCCGGGACGGAAACGGCCCTGCACCCTGGGGGCAGGGCCGTTTCCGTGTTCCGCGCGGGCCGGAGCCAGTCAGCCGGGCTTCGGCCCGCCGGCCGCGTCCAGACCGACGATCGTGGCGAGGTCGGGGAGGGCGCTGTCCGGTACCTGCTCGGCGAGCCGGCCAGCAGCTGCCATGATCGTGTAGATGGTCTCCGGGTCCCAGCGGGCGGCGTGCTCGGCGGGAAGCGCCCGCAGGAACGCGCCAATAGGCTCATCATCCGCCGAGGGGTCCAGGCGGACCTGGAGATAGACCGTTGTCCTAACGGACCGCCACCTACCCAAGAGGGAGAGCGCGGCTACGGACGCGGCCTTGGCCCCGATGTCCTTCGCCGCGCGGCGGATCTGGTCGCGGAGCACGGCCGGCGGGGCGGTCGGGTTGCCGCTCACTGGTCGTTCCCGCTGCCGGCCACGAGGGCGTCAGCGACGGAGTGCAGGTGCTCGGCGAGCTGCTCCATGGTCATCCGGCAGGCGTGGAGCTGGACGCGGGCGATCCCGTCGTTGTCGACGAGGACCACCGCGGCGTTGTCTGCGAGCAGGTCGACGGGGACGGCTCCGTCTGGCATGCCGTGCGCGCGCCGGTCCGGGCGGCGGCGTGCGGTGCCGGCCGGGTGGGTCGGATGGGGCCGGGGCGCGGCGGTGACGTGGTCGATGGCGGAAGCCAGGGCCGTCTCGTACGCCGCTGACTGGCGGGCCTGTCCGGGCTGGTACTCCTCGCCGATGAGGCGACGCAGGTCGGCCGGGATGATCACCCAGTGCCGACCACACATGATCATCGTGCTTGGGATGCGGACTCCACACGGCGAGGCCGGGCAGGAGCGCAGGCCGTCAGGTGAGGTCATCGGGGGTTGCTCCTGGTCAGGACTCGGGCGACGAGAGCGACGCTCGCCGCGGGAAGGGTGGCGGCGGCGATGGCACCGACGATGGTGGCGCCGATGAGGAGGCCGACCGCACTGTCACGGACGATCATCAGGTGTCTCCCTGGGTGGGCCGGACCGAGTGAGGTGGAGCAGCGCGGATGCGGCGAGGGTCTGCCCTTCGCGGAGCGTCTCGGCGGCGATGACTCCGGCGAGGGCTTCGGCGGCGGCGGCGAGCCGGCGCCGGGTGGCATGATCGGATTCGACGAGTTCGGCGATGTGGCTGATTGCCCGGTCGGGTACCGGGGTGGGGCCGGTCCCGCCCGGCGTGGGCTGGGCGGGACCGGCGTTCGTGATGGTCATCAGACGGTGGCGGTTTCGGGGTCGGGGGTGGCCTGCGCTTCGGCGGCGAGCAGGTCGAGGATGTGCGCGCGTAGCGGGGTGAGGGGTGCGCCGGGTGGAAGCAGGTCTTCGGGCAGGCACTCGTCGAGCAGCCGGAACCGGAAGCTGCCGGCCTTGGTTGCGACGGCGCGGATCTGCTGGACACGGTCAGGGGCAGCGGCGGGGATCTTGTTCAGGTCCTGCACGGCCCGGCGGATCATGTTGATGATCTGTTCGGGGCTGTACTCGGTGGGGCCAGCCGGGTCGAGGCCGGGCCGGGTAGTCGGCAGGGCCTGCGGTGCGGTCGGGCCGGCGGGCCCGGCAGTGATCTGCGGCCGGCTGGTCGGCATACCCAGGGGAGCGCGGTCCCGGCCGGCGGCGAGTTCGGCCATAGTCCGGGTCTGCGCCAGGATCGCGCTCTCCGACTCCGGGACGATGAGACGCGGCACGACGAACGTGTGGCCCGGCTCTCCCGGGGCGCCGGGGGAAGTCCGCCAGTCCAGCACCAGCGTGGCCGCGATCAGCCGCGGCTGGCCGGCGAGCAGCTCGTCGAGGGTGCGGATCGTGCCGCCCTGCTCGACGGTGCCGTTGTAGCCGCCGCAGTCCACGCGCCACACCCCGACGCCGGGCAGGTCGACGAGGCGGACCCGGAGGCGGCTCACCGGCCGGCACGCGGCAGGCGGGTTCTGCCGGGACAGCGCGACCCTGGTCCGGTCATCCTCCGGGCATTCGCATCCGTCGCCGGTCTTCTGGTTGATCCCGCCTGGGCCGGTGCAGCGCCGCACGCACCGGCCTCCGGACCACAGTTCCATCCACTGATCCACCGCGTTGGAGGGGAGCAGGTGCACGGGGAGTTCTCGGGTGGTGGTGATGACCTCCCATTCGGGGGCTGGCTGCGGCCCGCGCCGCGGGCCGCCGTCGCCTCCGCGGGCGGGCTTCTGCCAGATCTGCGGGACGCCTCCCCACAGCGCGGCGGCAGCCTCGATCGCCTCCCGCGACGTGGACGTGAGGCGCCAGGTCTCCAGCTTGACGGGGCGGATACCTTCGCCGCCGCCGCGCTTCTGGTAGGTGGCGGAGGTGCCGGGGCGGATACGGCCGTCCTGGGCTCCGGCCTGCTGCGCCTGGCGGATGGACGCGACGAGGATCGGCATGTCAGGCCGCCTTTCTGCTGGTCGTGCCGGCGGGGGTGGTGTCCGGCCAGGCCCGGCCTTCGAGCGCGAGCAGGCCGCGGGCGAGCTCCAAGCGCTTCGCTCCGATGCCGGGCGTGCCCAGGTAGGCGGCCGGGCCGTACTGCTCCAGGTCGGCCAGGGTCAGCACCGGCTCCTGCTGGAGCGCGAGCGCGGCGGCGACCGCGGCGGGGATACCGGGCAGGCCAGTCAGGGACAGGCTGTCGCCGTCGGGCTGCACGCCGATGCCGGCGGCGGCCCGGTGGTGGGTGTGGGGGCCGTGGAACCATCCGACGGCGTGGCGCCAGGCGTGCCGCATCCCCTTGGTCAGCAGCACGGGGTGCAACTTCCAGCCAGCAGGGGTGACGTGGAGGACCGCGCCGCCGCCGGCCCGCGGCATCCGGACCAGGGGGCCGCCGGTCTTCGGGTCTAGGTGGGTGCACTCGGCGTAGCCCACCAGCTGGTGAGCGGCGTCGGGCCGCACCTCCTTGCCGGTCTTCAGATCGACGACGATCACGACGCCGGCAGGGATGACGCCGAGGAGCCGCGCGCCGCCGCCCTGCTCGCGGGGCAGGCGCTCGATCACCGGAAGCGGGAACGGCAGGATCAGCCCGAGGTCAGTGGTCCCGGAGTAGCGGAGCACCTCGTGGTGAACGGTGGCTTCCGCCCACACGATCTGGTCCGGGTCCGGGGCGCAGCGAGCGAGGAAGTCCAGCAGCACCGGAATGAACGGGGTGATGCGCCGCCAGGCGTCGTCGTCGAAGTTCCGCGGCTCACCCTTCAGGTGGGCTTCCAGCCAGGCGTGGACCTGCACGCCGGTTTCCGCGGCGTCATCGGCGATCCGGTCGCTCGTCTCGGCGGCGAGCGTGACCGCGACGTTGCGGCCTTCCACCGCAGCACGGGCCGGCACTGGGCCCGCTCGGTCGGTGAGCCCGGCCGCGGTACGGGCCCGCTCCTCGGCAAGGTCCGCGAGGATCGGGCCGTTGTCGAACGCGAACCCGGCGGCTTCCCGCGCCGCCCAGGGGCGAAGCTGCCACTTGACGAACGTGCGCCCGAGGATCGTTGTCACGGATGGCCACCGACGGTCGCTCTCCGGGTCGCGGCCGGGCGTCCACCACGGGTTGTCGTACCAGTGCTCATCGTCCTGGTCGGCCATCAGAACACCGGCCCCTCGTCAGGGACCGGAGCGTTCAGCGCGCCGAGCGCGACCGCGCGGACCTGGTCGGGGGACAGGCGGGTGTCGTGCGCGAGCCGGTACAACGCCTGCCGCATGCCCTGGGCTCGCGCATCCTCGTACGGGGTGAGGGCCGCCCGGTACACCGCGGCATACACGCTGTCCCGGACGTCGGCCGGGCTGTAGCGCCACAGGCCCTCGACGACCTCGCGCAGGTGCCGCAACTCACTGAGCAGCTCGGCAACGTACTCGGCGTGCTCGGCCTCACGGCAGTCACAGCCGGGCCGGTGTTCAGTGCACGCCCCCCACCGAGGGTCGCAGGTGTCGCGGGGCGGCCGGTATCCATCGTCGATACGGACCTGGCCGCCGCGGTAAAGGGTGGGCCGGAGCGCGATCTCGGTGCCCATCAGAACGGAGGCTCATCGGAGTAGGGCACCGGGACCGGGACCGGGGTCCGTGACGTCAGACCGGCCAGGGACAGCACCCGGTCGAAGACGTCCCGCACGTGACGGGCATCGGCCAGCGCCTCGTGCCGGTGGGCCGGGTCGCTGTGCACGCCGAGTCCCTCGGCGAGCGAGGTGGACGACCAGGGCAGGGTGAGCGCGCGCTCGTCGGCACCGGCGCCGTCCGGCCGCTCCCCGAACGCGGTCCCGAGGTAGAAGCCCCACGCGACGGCGCCGATGTCCACGGGCCGGTAATGGCAGATGAGGGCCTGGCCGTGATGGCGCAGCCACGGGCGTAGGTGGCCCGCGTCGAACGAGGCGTTGGAGCCGATGAGTACGGCGCCGTCTAGCGTGGGGGCCAGCCAGCGCGCGAACGCGAACGGGTCCGACCAGCGCCGCCACCCGTCGTCGCTCTCCCCGGCAAGGTCGTGCCAGCTGCCGTCGGCATCGGACAGCCCCGCCGTGCGCTCGTAGTAGCGGCCGATCCGCAAAGCCTGCGGGTCTGCCCGGTCCAGGTCCGGACGGACCATCACCTGCCACTCCTCGTCGGGCTTGCCCCGACGACGGACGATCAGCCCGAACTCCCATGACTCCCCACCCCGGGTGGGGTCGAGCGCGGTGGTCTCCAGATCCACGAACACGATCTTCTCGAAGGCCAGCGCGGCGGCCGGCATGGCGAGGGCGTTCATACCGGCACCCCGATGATGTCGTCGAGCGGGTCGCCGTCGTCGAGGAGACCCAGCGCGACCACCAGGGCGAGCGGCCCACCATCAACGGCTCCGGCGAGCAGACCCGTGGGGCTGAGCGGCGCGTAGGGCCGGCGGGTCCGGCAGGCCGGGCAGTGCGGGTGCTGCGCGTCGGGGGCGCCGAGGATGACGGTGTCTCCGGGGATCTGGATGTTGTGGCCGCAGATGAGCGGCAGCCGGTAGAGCCGACCTGCCCTGCGCGGTGTCGTACTGTTAGTCACTGCTGCTCCACTGGGGTAGTCGCCGGGCCCCGCTCCACGCCCCCCGCTTTGCCGCGCCTGGGGTGGGAGTGGGGCCCCGGTCATGTCTGGGGCTGGTCCGCGCCGTGTCTGGTGATCGCGGTGATGGGTACGCCGAGGGCTTCGGCGATTCGTTCGACCCGCTCTCTCCGGGTGCTGCGGACGGCGCCTATGCGTAGTTGATGTATGAGTGCGTGGCTGGTGTCGAACGTGGGGCGCACCTCGGCGGCGAGGCCGCGTTCGGTCCAGCCGACCTTGGTCATCGCGCTGTCCAGCCCTTCACTGTCGATTGGCAGGTGGTTAGCCCGGATTCGCATCAGTGGTTTCACCTCCCCTCAGGTTGGTTGCACCGTGTTACATCGTGATGTTGTTTCGCTACGCAACACTACGCAGCTCGCTACGCAGAGGCAAGGAGGCGCGACACGACGCGCCCACGGGGAACACAACTCGCACCAGTCGAGAGGGTGCGTAGCGTCCCCGTACGCGCCCATCCGTCCTGGCACGATGGGCAGGTGACCTCCCTATCCCCGGACCCCGGCGAGCCCGAGGCGGCCACCGCTCAGACCGCCGACTCAGCCACGCCCCTCCAGCGGCTCATCCGCGACGCGCCGTGGAACCCTTCCGAGATCGCCCGCCGGTCAGCCTCGGCCGACGGCACGGGCGCGCTCGACCGGACGACGGTGTGGAGGATGCAAGAAAAGCCAATCCAGCGGTTTCCAACCTCGGCGACGATCGCCGCACTGGCCCGCGGTCTAGGCATCCATCCGGCCAGGGTGGATGAAGCGGCGAAGGCGTCCGTGCAGCCTGCCGGCCGGCGGGCTGCCGATCCGGAGACCGAGAGCGCGGAGGCAGCACTGGCCGCGCGGGCCCAGGTAGTCGCGGACCGCCTCGTGAGGATGCCCGAGCCGGGCCGCAGCCGACTACTTTGGGTGATGGAGATGGCCGTGCTGGGTAGCGTCCAGATGACGAGCGAGCAGCCCTCCTCCGATACAGACAGTGACGACGACGCCCGCGAACCGGAAATGACAGAAACTACCGTCACGAAGGCAACAGGAATGTACAATCACGCCCGTGGGCTACCCAGCGGCGAGAAAAAGCGGCTGGGTGAAGCTCTCGCTAGGACTCTGACTGGTAGCCCATCACCGCTTGAAATTCCTCAAGAGTCTGACGGGTAGCCCGATGCGCAGCAACGGCGTCGGAGCGGGCTTTTTCGCTAGCACTACCGTCCTTCATGACTGCGGCATACCCGCGTAGACGCTGAACCGTTTCGGCCATCTCATCGAACCCGGGGAGTATCTCGTCGTCTTCGGCGTCGACGAACTCCTCCCAGGCCCTCCGCTCAGCCGCCTCGCGGCACCGGTCAGACGATTCACCAATATCCCCCACGCGCGCTTCGCCCCCTACGGCTTGGCCGTTGACGACCCCGGCGCTGCCGCCGCGCGCCGACGCGCGGCCACCGAGGCCGCGGAGGCGCGCAAAGCCTGCGCTCTGATCGCCGCGTCCACGGCCCGGTTCACGTCGGAATCGGTGAGAGTCTCCCCGCGCCGCTCGGCGGCGGCCAGGACGGCCTCTCGGGCCCGCCGGCGTTTCCCCTCGTTCATCGCACGCGCGTTCGCGGACGTCCCGCCGCCATGGGCGGCTCGCGCGTATCCCCCGATACGTGCTGCTGTCTGCCTCGGGCTGGCTGTCATGCGGAAATGATGCGTCGACATGCAACATCATGTCGCGTAGGCGCGCGCTGACGGCGGACCGGAGGCTGGATTCCTCAGCCTTCCCCCCGATGTGCATGGGGCAAGTCCAGCACAGCCGACCCGCGTGGGTCGTGCATCTACAGGGCTGTGTTGGCTACGTGTCGTGACGGGGCACGTGAATCCTGTTCGTCACGGACTGTGCATCCCACAGTGTGCTCGTACCACTGTGGGCTAATAGCGGTCGTCCGTGGCCACGCGCTTGGCGTACGTCAGCGCCCGGTCAGCGGCGGTCGCCTTGGCGTAGTGACGGACCATCGCCGTGGAGTCCCATCCCATGATTTCCATCAGGTCGCCCTCGTTGCCGCCTTCGCGTAGATGCCGGTCTGCATACAGGTGGCGGAACAGGTGCCAGTGCAGGTCTTGCGTGATCCCGGCTTGGCGAGCGCGCAGTTGGAGTACCCCGCGCATCGCGCCGTACCCCAAGCCCTGAGTCCCCCGGGAGGAAAGCCACAGGGCGGGGATGCGGGCTGAGCGATGCCGGGCGCGCTCCCGGAGGTACCGGTCGAGCGCGTCGGCGGTCTTGTTCCCGAAGGTTACAGTTCGCGCCTTGTTGCCCTTGCCGAGGACCGTGATCCTGTCTCGCGTCATGTCGAGGTCGTCGAGGGTGAGGCCGACGATCTCTGCCCGCCGGGCGCCGGTCGAGAGGAAGGTCCGGATGATCGCGTAGTCGCGGCGGTCTCGGAACGTCTTGCCTGTGCGGCAGGTGTTGAGCAGGGCGACCACGGTCTCCTGATCAATTACGGGTCGCGGCTTTGCCTGCGCCCGGATAGGTTCAATCTTTGCCATTGGCGATACGTCTATATCTTCACGATCAACAAGAAACTTGAAGAACGCTCGCATAATGAGACGACGGTTCTCGATCGTGACCGCTGCCAGCGTCCCCGAACTGCTCGCCAGTAGATCCTCGATGCCATCACGGACCAGTCGGGTGTCCCCCGGCCCTGACGGCCTCTCTCCTTCGGGCAGCGACACGAGGTGGTCGACCATCCGCCCCAACGCGATCCCGTAGAGGCGGATGGTCGAGGGCGCGAGTCCTTTGATCTTCGCGTTGCGCCAGTAGCTGCGCAGATAGGACTCCCATTCGGCGCGGCAGGCGGCGGCTGACAGATCGACCGGGGCAGGTGGCATGACCCAGGAGGGTAGACGATCGCGCCTGAAAATATCCGTACGTACAAACGCCTAGCGCGTAGCGTGTCTCCC
The window above is part of the Parafrankia discariae genome. Proteins encoded here:
- a CDS encoding recombination directionality factor, with protein sequence MPILVASIRQAQQAGAQDGRIRPGTSATYQKRGGGEGIRPVKLETWRLTSTSREAIEAAAALWGGVPQIWQKPARGGDGGPRRGPQPAPEWEVITTTRELPVHLLPSNAVDQWMELWSGGRCVRRCTGPGGINQKTGDGCECPEDDRTRVALSRQNPPAACRPVSRLRVRLVDLPGVGVWRVDCGGYNGTVEQGGTIRTLDELLAGQPRLIAATLVLDWRTSPGAPGEPGHTFVVPRLIVPESESAILAQTRTMAELAAGRDRAPLGMPTSRPQITAGPAGPTAPQALPTTRPGLDPAGPTEYSPEQIINMIRRAVQDLNKIPAAAPDRVQQIRAVATKAGSFRFRLLDECLPEDLLPPGAPLTPLRAHILDLLAAEAQATPDPETATV
- a CDS encoding 3'-5' exonuclease, with product MNALAMPAAALAFEKIVFVDLETTALDPTRGGESWEFGLIVRRRGKPDEEWQVMVRPDLDRADPQALRIGRYYERTAGLSDADGSWHDLAGESDDGWRRWSDPFAFARWLAPTLDGAVLIGSNASFDAGHLRPWLRHHGQALICHYRPVDIGAVAWGFYLGTAFGERPDGAGADERALTLPWSSTSLAEGLGVHSDPAHRHEALADARHVRDVFDRVLSLAGLTSRTPVPVPVPYSDEPPF
- a CDS encoding tyrosine-type recombinase/integrase codes for the protein MPPAPVDLSAAACRAEWESYLRSYWRNAKIKGLAPSTIRLYGIALGRMVDHLVSLPEGERPSGPGDTRLVRDGIEDLLASSSGTLAAVTIENRRLIMRAFFKFLVDREDIDVSPMAKIEPIRAQAKPRPVIDQETVVALLNTCRTGKTFRDRRDYAIIRTFLSTGARRAEIVGLTLDDLDMTRDRITVLGKGNKARTVTFGNKTADALDRYLRERARHRSARIPALWLSSRGTQGLGYGAMRGVLQLRARQAGITQDLHWHLFRHLYADRHLREGGNEGDLMEIMGWDSTAMVRHYAKATAADRALTYAKRVATDDRY
- a CDS encoding radical SAM/SPASM domain-containing protein — its product is MSTATVEPTTFLWLEITGRCQLECTHCYADSSPLGDHGTMSTTDWRAVIDAAAELEVGMVQLIGGEPTLHPDLPDLVDYALTAGIDVEIYTNLLHVTDALWKVFTRPGVRLATSYYAADPAGHEAVTGRKGSHGRTRANIAEAVRRSVPLRVGLIDTGNGGDVDAAHADLLTLGVSDEEIGMDQARGFGRAATIDVDLGGTCGDCGHGTAAIGPDGTVTPCVFTRHAVAGNVHSTALGAILAGGSFSAQVERLDQLRRTTTVACKPNPKCAPASSCAPSCTPSDTGNKGSNCKPKGK